The Abditibacteriaceae bacterium sequence GAACGATTTCACAAAGTAAAAAACGCTTTCGCCTTCAAGCGCATCAATTTCAGGCTGATCGGGCAATTTGCGCGGCGCGAAAGCCCCCACGCCTGCCGCGATAATAATCGTTTTGGTGCGGTGCGAGGCTTTATCGGTTTGCAGTAGGAACGTGTCGTCTGCCTGCTTTTCGAGCTTCTCGACTTTTTCGCCCAGACAAACCGTGGGGCCAAACTGCAAGCCCTGTTCGACGCATTCGGCGATTAACTCTTTGCCCTTCACTTTGGGAAAGCCCGCGACATCGTAGATATATTTTTCGGGATACAGCGCGTTGACCTGTCCGCCCAACTCACCAAGCGAATCGACAATCTTCACGCTCATTTCGCGCATTCCGGCATAAAACGCGGCGTAAAGCCCGGTCGGGCCGCCGCCGATAATGGTGCAATCGAAAAGCTCATCGACTTCGGGGTCGATGATGTGCATCTGTGACTTGGGCACATCATCGGGATTGATGTCGTAGTTTGTGGTGTCGGCATGCAGCGGGTCGGCGGCTTTCGGGTCATCGGTGATGCCAACGCCCTGTTCGGTTAAATCGTGTAGTTGTTCTTCACGCGTTTCGTTTTGCATGGCTTTATCATAAAACAGAGTACGGTCGAAATCGACTGTACTTTGGAAGTCGTTCTGCATTGTGTCCGAAACAAATCACCTTGACAGCCAGAAGGAACGCTTTTGTCATTTGAACTCGTCGTTGCGCGCTATCTTGAAGACCTCGGTTGGCTGCGCAATATTCCGCCGCAAATTCGCGTCACCGTTTACGACAAGAACCCCGTTGCGCCGCATCCCCGCGCGATTCGTTTACCGAATATCGGGCGCGAGTCGCACACCTACTTACATCACATCGTCACGCGCTACGATTCGCTCGCGCCGTTCACGGTTTTCTGTCAGGGCAAGCCGTTCGATCACGCTTTCGATTTTCGCAAAACTTTGCGCGAGCTTGCCCCCAACCCGCAGCAAATCGACGGTTTTCGCTGGCTGGGCCACATCATCGATACCGACGACGCGCGCGGGCAACGCCTTTTCGTGCCGTGGAGCAAAAACGACGACGGCCACGAACTCGACATTGCCGGTTTTCATCGCGCGCTCTTTGGCAGCGAAGGGCCGGAGGAATATGTTTTTCAACTGGGCGCGCAGTTCGCCATCACACGCGAACTGATCCGCACGCGGCCCCGCGAATTCTACGAACACGCACTAAAGGTTTCGGTGGAGTTCCCCGACGCCGCGCATTGCTACGAGCGAACGTGGGACAAAGTGTTCGGCGTCGAAGGCGTCAATCGCGAATGGCTGGCTGGTCGCAAGACGGTGTATCTCAAACCAATTCGCCGACTGGAAGAATAAAAGGTACGGTCGAAATCGACCGTACCTTTTGTTCTCAAGCATTTACCTACGGCCAATTTAACTTTAAGCTCCGGCGAAGTAGTTTGGTACTTCAATCAACAAACGGCCCTTAACAGATGGAAGTTCAAATTCACCCTCGCCCGTTGCGCGCAACTCTTCGCCATTAAACACACGCGCCGCTTTCGCACCCTTGATATGCAGCGTTTCACCGGCGAAGCTCATGCGCTCTTCAATGATGTCGATGTCGAGCGACTTACGAATCGGAATGTAGTGCAAAAGCGTAACGATGAGGTCGTTTCCGCGACGGCGTGGCGCCACGAAAACCGTGGTCGGCAAGCCTTCGCCCCAGCGCGACGTTGGCGCAAGGCGCTGCATTGCGGCTTTCCAGCCATCGCGCGCTGCAATGTTACCCGCCTGGCGATACTCGCGGAAAATCGGGTCGGCGAAGTAGATGAAACCTTCACCGGCAACAACCGCCGGAAAGTGGTCGGCCTCTTTAATCGGCGGCGTTTGGAAGTGCGAGCAAAAGCGCACATCGTCGCGATTGAAATAAGGCAGCACACGCTCCACAAGAACTTCTGCATCGGGCGCAACCACATTGAGGCCGCGTTCATAGCAAACGCGGTCGCTCTGCCCCAGCGTAGCATCGAAGCTTTCGCGCGCGCGCCAGAAGGTCGGCCACTTCTCCGCTTCGCCATCGAATTCGAGAGGCAGAAAATCGAGCGCCCAGTTGCCCTGCGCGTCGAAGCCGGAACGGTGAGATAACAGCAAACGCCCGCCATCGGCGTGATATTTTGTCAGCTTCTGCTTCAGCGCCGGTGTAATCACCACATCATCGGGCAACACAACGACTTCGTAACCTTCAAAATCGCATGCATCGTCGAGCACGCCGCATTCGAGGTGCGCTTCCTCGCACATTTGCACTGCGCCTTCGATGCTTTTGTCAGCAGCAGTCTCGTCGTGGCCAGCATAACCGGGATACACGATGCCGATGTGTTTCAGCAGTTCAGAGCCTTCGTAAAAAGGCTCGGCTGCTTCGCACTGCGCGAAAACCGCGCCGATGAGATTGTAAGCCGCGACATCGAGAATGCCGCGCGGCGGTAGCTGGTCGCCGACCGAATTGGCGCCGCCGAGCGATTGCGCACGGAAGCATTCGTATTCAAGCGCGGGTTGTGGCTTGATGCCTCCGAAGTCGCCCCATTGCCGTTGGAAACGGCCCGTCATCGACAGCCACGGTAACGGCGTTGTGCCATCGTTCGGATCGGTCCAGTTCATTGTCAGGCGCGCCGCGCGCGGAAAGTGGAAGTAACCCCAGAAACCGCTGGGCAAGCTTTCGACTTCGAAGTGCGACGAGAACGGAACGCGAGTATGCGAGCCTTGTGTCGAATCGCCAAACAAATGGTGGCCCGAATTGTAAAACACGGTCGCACGCGGCGCGAGGCTTTTTACCACGCCGCTGAATCGTTCACAGAACTGCTCTTGCGCTGCCGTTTCAAAACGAATGTGCGTCTCGCGATCCGTGGCCATCAAGCCGCGTTCGCGACGGAATGCTAAACCGGAATCGCTCCAATCGGCGCTTTCATGCATCATCAGAATGTCGAAGAAGAAGCCATCGACGGCGTCGCCGTAGCGGTCGCACACTTCGCGCACATGAGCCTCGATGTAATCTTGGTAATCGGGGTTGACAAAGTTGTTCCACTTCCACGCGCCGGGGTGCGGGCCGCTGTTATCGGTCGCGAGCGAAGTGCCCGCGAAAGTTCCGTCCTCCCGCATCTGCCGCCATTCGGGATGCTTTTGTGCGACATCTTCCTCCCACACAACGGTGGTATAAATCGGCGCGCGAATGCCCGCGCGGTGCAAGGCTTCGATTTGTTCGCCCAGTAAATCGCGATTGTTTTGTGGAACAAGAGCCGGATGCTGCGTGCCGGTTTTCGTCGGGTAGTAGCACATCCCGTGGTGACATTTCGCAAACACCGTCACGCTGTTGACATGCGCCTCTTTCAAGGTTTGAGCAAACGCGTTGGCGTCGAAGTCGACGGCAACATCGGGAATAAAGGGCGACGTGTGAAAGTCGAGGTGAATCTGACGCTGATGCGTGTGAATCGGAGATTTCATCGAAATTTTCCTGTGACTGAAGTACGGTCGAATTCGACCGTACTTCAGTGCAAGAAACCGCGCGACTACGAACTATAATAAGAAGCGGGTATTTTATGCATATTCCCGAACACCCGGTTTCTGTCCATTCGGCGTATGCGCTCGATTTGCATCTCCGAATCTTTGTCGTGCGCGAAAAAAATCTCGGTACCCACGAATGGAAAGCGCAACAGATGTGCGATCCGTTCTGGCGTTTCTATGCAAATGAGCGAGATGGCTTCGATGTTTCGTGGCAGGACGACGGAAAAAGTGAAACGCTTTCGATGCGCGGTGGAAGCTGCTATCTCATTCCTGCCGGAGTTCCGTTCTCTGGACGCAATTCTGCGTCGGGTCGCCATTTTTATATCCACTTTGATATTCTCGGGCTGCCGGCGTTTTCCAATCTGCGCAATCCTGGCTTTGCCATGCAGCCGCTGGAAGCCCCACTGGGCGCGGAAGTCCGGGCAGCTTTGCTCCAACCGCTGGCCGAGCAGAGCCGGTTACCTGCCGAGGCCTCGGATAGCGAACCTGTCGCGCCGCTTTCGGCCCTTCGCGCACGCGCGCTTCTTTCTCTTGCCTTCGCGGCTTTGATGGAAAGTGGTGGCCTTTCCCTCGTCGCGCCCGACCGGGAAAGCAAAGCGATTCGTCCCGCGCTGGAGTGGATCGAGGCGCATCTGCACCAGACGCTCACCAACGATGTCTTAGCGCAGCGCTGTCACTTTTGCTCTGATTACTTTATCGAGCGATTTAAGCGTGCAATGGGAATCACGCCTGCACAATATGTTTTGGAGCGGCGTTTATCGGTCGCGGCGCAGCAGCTTTTATTTTCCGTTGAAACCATCGAAGCCATCGCCGCAGCCACCGGATTTTGCGACCGCTTTCATTTTTCGCGCGCTTTCAAACAACGCTTTGGCACTTCGCCCGTTTCGTATCGCAAAAATCGCCCAGCCTGATAGCTTCACAGAGTACGGTCGAATTCGACCGTACTCTGTAAGCCTTAGATAGAATCACAAAATGAGCAACAGAGAATTTTGCATAAGCCTCTTCGTGCTTCTTTTATACGCCAGTCGCTCTTCGGCGGCATCCTTTCCTGCCAGGCCGAAAGTTCCCTATGCACTTCAGAGGTACCTAACGACAGACAAGGAAGATGGTTCGAGGCTAGCAAGCCGCGCATCTGCACAACGCTTAACTACCAATGAAGGAAATTTTTGCCTGTAGTTCCATTAAACCTCAAACTCAACGAGCTAAGGTTAGACCAATTTCTGCCAGAAGAAAAAAATTCCAACCAACAAAGAACGCTGCAACCAAGCTCGTGGGATAAGAGCGTTCGCGCCAACCAATGGCTGCGTCCAGCAGAAAAAGAATTGCTCCCATTGCCAATACAAAAGGCAACCACGGCTTGTG is a genomic window containing:
- a CDS encoding alpha-amylase family protein, with amino-acid sequence MKSPIHTHQRQIHLDFHTSPFIPDVAVDFDANAFAQTLKEAHVNSVTVFAKCHHGMCYYPTKTGTQHPALVPQNNRDLLGEQIEALHRAGIRAPIYTTVVWEEDVAQKHPEWRQMREDGTFAGTSLATDNSGPHPGAWKWNNFVNPDYQDYIEAHVREVCDRYGDAVDGFFFDILMMHESADWSDSGLAFRRERGLMATDRETHIRFETAAQEQFCERFSGVVKSLAPRATVFYNSGHHLFGDSTQGSHTRVPFSSHFEVESLPSGFWGYFHFPRAARLTMNWTDPNDGTTPLPWLSMTGRFQRQWGDFGGIKPQPALEYECFRAQSLGGANSVGDQLPPRGILDVAAYNLIGAVFAQCEAAEPFYEGSELLKHIGIVYPGYAGHDETAADKSIEGAVQMCEEAHLECGVLDDACDFEGYEVVVLPDDVVITPALKQKLTKYHADGGRLLLSHRSGFDAQGNWALDFLPLEFDGEAEKWPTFWRARESFDATLGQSDRVCYERGLNVVAPDAEVLVERVLPYFNRDDVRFCSHFQTPPIKEADHFPAVVAGEGFIYFADPIFREYRQAGNIAARDGWKAAMQRLAPTSRWGEGLPTTVFVAPRRRGNDLIVTLLHYIPIRKSLDIDIIEERMSFAGETLHIKGAKAARVFNGEELRATGEGEFELPSVKGRLLIEVPNYFAGA
- a CDS encoding AraC family transcriptional regulator is translated as MHIPEHPVSVHSAYALDLHLRIFVVREKNLGTHEWKAQQMCDPFWRFYANERDGFDVSWQDDGKSETLSMRGGSCYLIPAGVPFSGRNSASGRHFYIHFDILGLPAFSNLRNPGFAMQPLEAPLGAEVRAALLQPLAEQSRLPAEASDSEPVAPLSALRARALLSLAFAALMESGGLSLVAPDRESKAIRPALEWIEAHLHQTLTNDVLAQRCHFCSDYFIERFKRAMGITPAQYVLERRLSVAAQQLLFSVETIEAIAAATGFCDRFHFSRAFKQRFGTSPVSYRKNRPA
- a CDS encoding DUF3431 domain-containing protein, yielding MSFELVVARYLEDLGWLRNIPPQIRVTVYDKNPVAPHPRAIRLPNIGRESHTYLHHIVTRYDSLAPFTVFCQGKPFDHAFDFRKTLRELAPNPQQIDGFRWLGHIIDTDDARGQRLFVPWSKNDDGHELDIAGFHRALFGSEGPEEYVFQLGAQFAITRELIRTRPREFYEHALKVSVEFPDAAHCYERTWDKVFGVEGVNREWLAGRKTVYLKPIRRLEE
- a CDS encoding NAD(P)/FAD-dependent oxidoreductase, which gives rise to MQNDFQSTVDFDRTLFYDKAMQNETREEQLHDLTEQGVGITDDPKAADPLHADTTNYDINPDDVPKSQMHIIDPEVDELFDCTIIGGGPTGLYAAFYAGMREMSVKIVDSLGELGGQVNALYPEKYIYDVAGFPKVKGKELIAECVEQGLQFGPTVCLGEKVEKLEKQADDTFLLQTDKASHRTKTIIIAAGVGAFAPRKLPDQPEIDALEGESVFYFVKSFEPFRGKKLVIIGGGDSALDWSLNLEEIADNITLAHRRDKWRAHEDSVKKLHASSVDIKTFHEVRSFEAEGTTLKSVTLYNNKTQEETRVEADAMILSLGFIANIGPIRDWGLELEGGGIKVNSQMETNIPGIYAAGDVSRYLGKLNLIATGFGEAATAANFAKNYIDPHARVFPGHSSEKTE